In the genome of Paenibacillus sp. FSL R5-0766, one region contains:
- the sigE gene encoding RNA polymerase sporulation sigma factor SigE, with amino-acid sequence MLVKWKLVAQLQYYRLLFLLGLKSEEIYYIGGSEALPPPLTREEEEFLLQKLSSGDSAIRAMLIERNLRLVVYIARKFENTGINIEDLVSIGAIGLIKAVNTFDPEKKIKLATYASRCIENEILMYLRRNSKIRTEVSFDEPLNIDWDGNELLLSDVLGTENDTIYRNIEEQVDRKLLHKALEKLTERERMIMELRFGLTDGEEKTQKDVADLLGISQSYISRLEKRIIKRLRKEFNKMV; translated from the coding sequence ATGCTTGTGAAATGGAAACTGGTGGCGCAGCTGCAATATTACCGTCTGTTATTTTTATTGGGACTCAAAAGCGAAGAGATCTATTATATTGGGGGAAGTGAGGCACTTCCGCCGCCATTGACAAGGGAAGAAGAAGAGTTTTTACTGCAAAAATTATCCTCAGGAGACTCGGCCATTCGCGCGATGCTTATTGAGCGCAATCTGCGTCTGGTGGTGTACATTGCACGCAAATTTGAAAACACAGGAATCAATATTGAAGATTTGGTCTCCATTGGAGCCATCGGATTGATCAAGGCAGTTAATACATTTGACCCGGAAAAGAAAATCAAACTGGCAACCTATGCATCACGTTGTATCGAAAATGAAATTTTGATGTACTTGAGACGTAATAGTAAGATCCGAACTGAAGTTTCTTTTGATGAACCGCTCAACATTGATTGGGATGGAAATGAGCTATTATTATCCGATGTACTGGGTACAGAAAACGATACAATCTATCGGAATATTGAAGAGCAGGTAGACCGGAAACTTTTGCACAAGGCACTGGAAAAATTAACGGAGCGCGAGCGAATGATTATGGAGCTTCGTTTTGGCCTGACGGATGGGGAAGAAAAGACACAAAAAGATGTAGCCGATCTCCTCGGAATCTCCCAATCCTACATCTCTCGACTCGAAAAAAGAATCATTAAAAGACTCCGCAAGGAGTTCAATAAAATGGTCTGA